The Salvelinus fontinalis isolate EN_2023a chromosome 32, ASM2944872v1, whole genome shotgun sequence nucleotide sequence GCGGTGAACAGGCTCATTTCCTCCTCGCTGAGGCCGAGCCCCATCAGCTTGTCGCTGAAGTCCATCATGGAGGTCAGGAAGTCGCCGGCGCCCATGGCTTGTAACGTCTCCACGCTGTACTTGTTACCACCCAGAAACGTCACTGTGCGGTCTTTCACGTCAAACAGGGACGCAAAGCGCACCACTAGCACCTGGTGAAGTGACAGCAGACACTGGGATAAGTCTGGGTGAAGTGACTGCAGACGCTGGGATAAGTCTGGGTGAAGTGACTGCAAACGCTGGGATAAGTCTGGGTGAAGTGACTGCAGACGCTGGGCTAAGTCTGGGTGAAGTGACTGCAGACGCTGGGCTAAGTCTGGGTGAAGTGACTGCAGACACTGGGGTAAGTCTGGGTGAAGTGACTGCAGACACTGGGCTAAGTGACCGCAGACGCTGGGTAAGTCTGGGTGAAGTGACTGCAGACGCTGGGATAAGTCTGGGTGAAGTGACTGCAAACGCTGGGTAAGTCTGGGTGAAGTGACAGCAGACGCTAGGTTAGTCTGGGTGAAGTGACTGCAGACGCTAGGTTAGTCTGGGTGAAGTGACTGCAGACATTAGGTAAGTCTGGGTGAAGTGACTGCAGACGCTAGGTAAGTCTGGGTGAAGTAACTGCAAACGCTGGTTAAGTCTGGGTGAAGTGACAGCAGACGCTAGGTAGGTCTGGGTGAAGTGACTGCAGACGCTAGGTAAGTCTGGGTGAAGTGACTGCAGACACTGGGGTAAGTCTGGGTGAAGTGACCGCAGACGCTGGGGTAAGTCTGGGTGAAGTGACCGCAGACGCTGGGTAAGTCTGGGTGAAGTGACCGCAGACGCTGGGATAAGTCTGGGTGAAGTGACAGCAGACGCTAGGTAAGTCTGGGTGAAGTGACTGCAGACGCTAGGTAGGTCTGGGTGAAGTGACTGCAGACGCTAGGTAAGTCTGGGTGAAGTGACTGCAGACGCTAGGTAAGTCTGGGTGAAGTGACTGCAGACGCTAGGTAGGTCTGGGTGAAGTGACTGCAGACGCTAGGTAAGTCTGGGTGAAGTGACTGCAGACGCTAGGTAGGTCTGGGTGAAGTGACTGCAGACGCTAGGTAGGTCTGGGTGAAGTGACTGCAGACGCTAGGTAAGTCTGGGTGAAGTGACTGCAGACGCTAGGTAAGTCTGGGTGAAGTGACTGCAGACGCTAGGTAAGTCTGGGTGAAGTGACTGCAGACGCTAGGTAGGTCTGGGTGAAGTAACTGCAAACGCTGGTTAAGTCTGGGTGAAGTGACAGCAGACGCTAGGTAAGTCTGGGTGAAGTGACTGCAGACGCTAGGTAGGTCTGGGTGAAGTGACTGTAGACGCTAGTTAGGTCTGGGTGAAGTGACTGCAGACGCTAGGTAGGTCTGGGTGAAGTGACTGCAGACGCTAGGTAGGTCTGGGTGAAGTGACTGCAGACGCTAGGTAGGTCTGGGTGAAGTGACTGCAGACGCTAGGTAGGTCTGGGTGAAGTGACAGCAGACGCTAGGTAAGTCTGGGTGAAGTGACTGCAGACGCTAGGTAGGTCTGGGTGGATCAACTGCATTTCAATGATGGCCTTATCGGTTCGGTTTTTCTACTGTTTTCATTCACATACACGTGAGACAATGGATAAGGGGTAGAGAAGAGAATACAATAAAAGGTTAATATAAGTGAGTGTTCTAAGAGTGGTCTTTACCTCAAAGGTACCAGCCTTGAGCAGGCTGACCTGGTCATGTTGGGAGAGGTCTCTGAAACCTGGGATCCGCTTGGCAAATTCCACCACCTCCCTGACAGCTGGGGTGAAACTGTGGCTGAACTCCTCCCAGATCCCATGGCCTGACTTATGGGGGTTCACATGGGGAGACGTGTTCATGGGACACagctgaggacagagagagatgagaagggaAAGAAGGACTTGGGTTAGGAGGCATAAACGACATATCATTCACATACTTATTAAATGGTAGATAAGGCGAGTACCCCAAATACAATGTGTTATGTTAACCCAATCTAAAGGTGTGAACACGCCCCCTCTAGAGATCAACTGTGGTGTTCCACAGGGATCGACTCTTAGACTTCAATTATttcaattattatttatttgatgTCAAATGCATCAACACTGCTTTCTCAAGTGCTTTGAGAATAAAGTGTTATATAAATGTAGTTGATCATTATATGACAAATCATAACATGTATATTAAATTAACTATAATATATATCATACACTCCTTCTCCATCTGTCTATCTTGGACTCACCAGATGCATCCTGTTGCCCATGTTCCACAGTAGTTCACTGAATCCTCCATGGGAATTGGAGGTGGCCTGGCTAGTGCTGTTGTTGCCTCCTCTCAGGCCATGGTGGGCGTAGGATGGGCAGTGGCCACTAGGGGAGCTGGTGGGCAGTCTGCTTCTGCTGTAGGGGCAGTGGTCCTCCTGGCGATGGTGGCTGTCAGGGCCCTGAGGCCCAGTGTTGGTGGGCCTCTCCTGAGCCTGGTAATGGGCCTGAGTGGCTGTGAATGAGGCCAGGTCATTTTGGTGGTTCTGGTTCTTAATCTGCTGGTTCCCGGCCTCCTGCTGGTTCCGGTTCCTCTCGTCTATCCTCTTTCCAGTGTCACTGACATGTTGCTCCGCCCCCGGGGAGGTCAGCTGGGCGTAGGCCTGGGACTGGGGGGAGGGTCTACCTTGCTCCTGGTTGTACATGAAGGTCTCCTGGTGGACCCGGGTCACCGAGCCAATCACCTCCTCTGACCCACAGTCTGAAGCACTCGACAGAGACACGGAGTTAGGGCTGGGGCTTTTATTCTTGGCGACCGCAGGGTCGCGGTCAGAGCTTGTCTCCTCAGATTGGTTAGACCCGGGGGAAGTGgcgggagaggtggaggaggaggggacggAGCCTAGGCCAGAATCAACATATTGGGGACGGGGCTCCACGGGGCAGGCTGGCGACTGAAGCTGATTGGCCAGGGGGAATGGTGTGttgcagtggaactggctgtGTAGCTGGCTGTTGTTCATCATGTTGTTCACGGCACTCTGCATCTCTAGCAGCATGCGCTGCTTCTCACGTTTTGGGATGCGGCCGAAACGCACAGCTAAGGAGGAGAGAACATTTAGAAAGGGTCCTTGACAAAATATATGCTTGTCTACGGATTATCAAATACTGTAAATCCCTGTTTGAAATTAACAAACCGACTCTTTTCTTCATCTACTTCTTTCTCAATCATATATTTATCTAACCCATGACAACCCACAATAACGGTAATACACCATGTATTATTG carries:
- the LOC129831024 gene encoding nuclear receptor subfamily 1 group D member 2-like, with the protein product MESTKAGGVIAYISSSSPESCHSDSNDCSYNSSHSCRQGNVVNKPLNMAGLTLPLAHTIAKTGRLTSTAKCDITKINGLVLLCKVCGDIASGFHYGVHACEGCKGFFRRSIQQNIQYKKCLKNESCAIMRINRNRCQQCRFKKCLLVGMSKDSVRFGRIPKREKQRMLLEMQSAVNNMMNNSQLHSQFHCNTPFPLANQLQSPACPVEPRPQYVDSGLGSVPSSSTSPATSPGSNQSEETSSDRDPAVAKNKSPSPNSVSLSSASDCGSEEVIGSVTRVHQETFMYNQEQGRPSPQSQAYAQLTSPGAEQHVSDTGKRIDERNRNQQEAGNQQIKNQNHQNDLASFTATQAHYQAQERPTNTGPQGPDSHHRQEDHCPYSRSRLPTSSPSGHCPSYAHHGLRGGNNSTSQATSNSHGGFSELLWNMGNRMHLLCPMNTSPHVNPHKSGHGIWEEFSHSFTPAVREVVEFAKRIPGFRDLSQHDQVSLLKAGTFEVLVVRFASLFDVKDRTVTFLGGNKYSVETLQAMGAGDFLTSMMDFSDKLMGLGLSEEEMSLFTAVVLISADRSGIENVNSVEALQETLIRHLRGLITKNHPNESGIFTKLLLRLPDLRSLNNMHSEQLLAFKVHP